The Corynebacterium tuberculostearicum genome window below encodes:
- a CDS encoding HNH endonuclease signature motif containing protein, producing MEEPYFSTTNTTDPTTRLAFEIRKAEYEFWVNQVPDLDSDFELVTQSLYRTTGVNEGRIGHILMALHRLEELPELQALQHRLYHLDLDRIIAINKSLNRLGNPTPEVVARIDEQLTAYLTPTRPNQAMRTQAQIKRKLNELINLADDTLAVTQGPTQPRYTMENWGDNTSAVTLSADPAVIASVDKCVRQTALELDCSLADAAIALLTGRTQAPEIILNAYKATDVPNSPAFIESVGWLDPARSNALPYTKIREMDPNHQVKGYVTPAAMAAYLEGFDGTCRYPGCNRPASACQKDHRINHADGGPTTPANLACLCQHHHNVKTDGRAFYVMDPHTRDIIWLFEDGTWTTTEPSGPLALKNKNWVQTFAQTMTSHRARAYEEAQELMRQQKTTPREEE from the coding sequence ATGGAAGAACCCTACTTTTCCACGACCAATACCACCGACCCCACCACACGCTTAGCCTTTGAGATACGAAAGGCGGAATACGAGTTCTGGGTGAACCAAGTCCCGGATCTCGATTCTGATTTCGAATTAGTTACCCAATCCCTCTACCGCACCACCGGCGTTAATGAAGGCCGGATTGGCCATATCCTCATGGCACTGCACCGCTTGGAGGAGCTACCCGAACTCCAAGCGCTGCAGCACCGCCTCTACCACTTGGACCTCGACCGGATTATTGCCATCAATAAGTCCCTCAACCGCTTGGGCAATCCGACGCCAGAGGTGGTGGCGCGCATCGATGAGCAGCTCACCGCTTACCTCACCCCTACCCGGCCCAACCAGGCCATGCGCACACAGGCGCAGATCAAGCGCAAGCTCAACGAGCTCATCAACCTCGCCGATGACACGCTAGCCGTCACCCAGGGCCCTACACAGCCGCGCTACACCATGGAAAATTGGGGCGATAACACCTCGGCGGTGACTTTGAGTGCGGACCCGGCGGTTATCGCAAGCGTCGATAAGTGCGTCCGGCAGACCGCGCTGGAGCTAGATTGCTCGCTTGCCGACGCCGCCATTGCACTCCTCACCGGCCGCACCCAAGCCCCCGAGATCATTCTCAACGCCTACAAGGCCACCGACGTGCCCAATTCCCCGGCATTTATTGAGTCCGTAGGCTGGCTCGACCCGGCGCGCTCCAATGCGCTGCCCTACACTAAAATCCGAGAGATGGACCCTAACCACCAGGTCAAGGGCTATGTCACTCCCGCCGCCATGGCCGCGTACCTGGAAGGTTTCGACGGCACCTGCCGCTACCCCGGCTGCAACCGCCCGGCATCCGCCTGCCAGAAGGATCACCGCATCAACCACGCGGACGGCGGGCCGACCACCCCGGCCAACCTCGCCTGCTTATGCCAGCACCACCACAACGTAAAGACCGATGGCCGGGCCTTTTATGTCATGGATCCACATACGCGCGACATCATCTGGCTTTTTGAGGATGGCACCTGGACCACCACCGAGCCCTCCGGCCCGCTGGCGCTCAAGAACAAGAATTGGGTGCAGACCTTCGCCCAAACCATGACCTCCCACCGCGCCCGAGCTTATGAGGAGGCGCAAGAACTCATGCGCCAGCAGAAAACCACCCCTAGGGAGGAGGAATAA
- a CDS encoding PrsW family glutamic-type intramembrane protease, giving the protein MKNLYWLSIAFGLVVSGFFFVDRRFTEVGLLGALICAGLTLGLGLLWFKPRPMWQGILWGALAQPVVVSLNDQMVGISDKLGLTHLDAAFYSPLPEETIKLLGVVIIVAAFKNVRHPYQAAAIGMAIGLGFDAMENVPFILHAAIDNLDGDLWGVIITGIGRFFTGAFSHALYTGVAAWGVGKLYAGARHGYWQVAGFWLAGIALHTLFNASLIITGDWPVTFFLTALITWTLIIWGLRFIRKQEKKYAAQRSEITLPTKDPEYSS; this is encoded by the coding sequence ATGAAGAATCTGTACTGGCTATCTATCGCTTTCGGCCTGGTAGTTTCCGGCTTTTTCTTTGTTGATCGCCGTTTTACCGAGGTCGGACTCCTCGGCGCGCTCATCTGCGCGGGCCTGACGCTCGGGCTGGGATTGTTGTGGTTCAAGCCGCGGCCGATGTGGCAAGGCATCCTATGGGGTGCGCTCGCCCAGCCGGTGGTGGTAAGCCTCAATGACCAGATGGTGGGCATCTCAGACAAGCTGGGGCTCACCCACCTAGACGCCGCCTTTTACTCGCCGCTTCCGGAGGAAACCATCAAGCTCCTCGGCGTTGTCATTATCGTTGCAGCCTTTAAGAACGTGCGGCATCCCTACCAAGCCGCCGCGATCGGCATGGCCATAGGCCTTGGTTTTGATGCCATGGAAAATGTGCCGTTCATCCTCCACGCGGCCATCGATAACTTGGACGGCGACCTCTGGGGCGTCATCATTACTGGTATCGGACGATTCTTCACTGGCGCCTTTAGCCATGCACTGTATACGGGGGTTGCGGCATGGGGCGTCGGCAAGCTCTATGCGGGCGCGCGCCACGGGTATTGGCAGGTGGCCGGATTCTGGCTGGCCGGTATCGCCCTACATACCCTGTTCAATGCCTCGCTGATCATTACGGGTGATTGGCCGGTGACCTTTTTCCTTACCGCTCTCATTACGTGGACACTGATTATCTGGGGCCTGCGTTTCATACGCAAGCAAGAGAAGAAATATGCGGCACAAAGAAGCGAAATTACTCTGCCCACCAAGGATCCAGAATATAGCTCTTGA
- a CDS encoding heme transporter: MFEELEAEAEAKDEPSRVWWQWWAPIAIAAVFIVIPPAVYHLVPGLALLILMAVLTVIIALVDGATFRASWTIFCVAGLAYFAAMSLYFNEGTWIYLPVFVFLAWAASKLGAVVGSKAGKS; the protein is encoded by the coding sequence GTGTTTGAGGAGCTAGAGGCAGAAGCAGAAGCAAAAGACGAGCCCAGCCGCGTCTGGTGGCAATGGTGGGCACCCATCGCCATCGCTGCTGTTTTCATCGTTATTCCGCCCGCTGTCTACCACCTTGTCCCCGGCCTTGCCCTGCTCATCCTCATGGCCGTGCTGACGGTGATCATTGCTCTTGTCGACGGCGCCACTTTCCGCGCCTCCTGGACCATCTTCTGTGTGGCTGGGCTGGCCTATTTTGCCGCCATGTCACTGTATTTCAATGAAGGAACGTGGATTTACCTCCCAGTGTTTGTTTTCCTGGCATGGGCCGCGAGCAAGCTGGGTGCCGTGGTGGGCTCTAAGGCAGGGAAGAGCTAA
- a CDS encoding CHY zinc finger protein: MKIHGAIDAEGRCKHWHSPLDVVANKCATCGEYFACALCHAELTDHEFGPMLADAPSVLCGACRTEMNYHAYSAAPACPHCGHKFNPGCSAHAGIYFQLDR; encoded by the coding sequence ATGAAGATTCACGGCGCGATTGATGCGGAAGGCCGGTGCAAGCACTGGCATTCGCCGCTGGATGTGGTGGCCAATAAGTGCGCCACCTGCGGGGAGTATTTTGCCTGCGCGCTGTGCCACGCCGAGCTTACGGACCATGAGTTTGGGCCGATGCTTGCCGACGCCCCCTCGGTACTCTGCGGCGCCTGCCGCACCGAGATGAACTACCACGCCTATTCCGCCGCGCCTGCCTGTCCCCACTGCGGGCATAAATTTAATCCCGGCTGCAGTGCGCATGCCGGGATCTATTTTCAGCTAGACCGCTAA
- a CDS encoding M20/M25/M40 family metallo-hydrolase produces MTLYDDTLSLLQELIRNACVNDLTPDSGHEVRNADSLEKFFAGEDVQIERFESHPGRVSIVVTVPGDPDQEPLTLMGHTDVVPVDEPKWTKPPFEALIEDGKLYGRGSVDMLFITATMAAVTREVARAGNTGGTLAFVGMADEEARGGLGVRFMSENHPDAFSWKNCLSETGGSHLPGAVGFNVGEKGAGQRRLHVHGDAGHGSTPYGKDFAIVKIGEVARRIATAEPPTASNEIWEGFVRTFKFDPQTEQELIDGTGDYSKFGNLDAYAHAFSHTTIAETVLRAGGAINVLPSHAYLEMDVRPFPGQTQEDLDDFLRSALGDMADEVEIEHLITEDATQSSTDTELWRAIEATSKEFFPNKAVVPVHATGGSDLRFARRKGGNAYGFAMHAEGRDMASANSQLHSHDEHLYLEDLELTVRAYRSLVNRFLGLSQE; encoded by the coding sequence ATGACGCTTTATGATGACACCCTCTCCCTCCTCCAAGAGCTGATCCGCAATGCCTGCGTTAATGACCTCACGCCAGACTCCGGCCACGAGGTGCGCAATGCGGATAGCCTGGAAAAATTCTTCGCAGGTGAAGACGTGCAGATTGAGCGCTTCGAATCCCACCCAGGCCGCGTTTCCATCGTGGTGACCGTCCCCGGCGATCCGGACCAGGAACCGCTCACCCTCATGGGCCACACGGACGTCGTCCCCGTGGACGAGCCGAAGTGGACCAAGCCGCCTTTCGAGGCGCTTATCGAGGACGGCAAGCTCTACGGCCGCGGTTCCGTAGACATGCTGTTTATTACCGCCACCATGGCCGCCGTCACGCGCGAGGTCGCCCGCGCCGGTAACACGGGCGGTACCCTCGCCTTCGTCGGCATGGCCGATGAAGAAGCCCGCGGCGGGCTCGGCGTGCGCTTCATGTCCGAGAACCACCCCGATGCCTTTTCCTGGAAGAACTGCCTGTCTGAGACCGGCGGCAGCCATCTGCCCGGCGCGGTGGGCTTCAACGTGGGCGAAAAGGGCGCCGGCCAGCGCCGCCTGCACGTACATGGCGATGCCGGCCATGGCTCTACTCCTTATGGCAAGGACTTTGCCATCGTGAAGATCGGCGAGGTGGCCCGCCGCATCGCAACTGCTGAGCCGCCCACGGCCTCTAATGAGATCTGGGAGGGCTTTGTGCGCACCTTCAAGTTTGACCCCCAGACCGAGCAGGAGCTTATCGACGGCACCGGTGACTACTCCAAGTTCGGCAACCTCGACGCCTATGCCCACGCCTTTAGCCACACCACCATCGCCGAGACCGTCCTGCGCGCTGGCGGTGCCATCAACGTGCTGCCTTCACATGCCTACCTGGAAATGGATGTGCGTCCCTTCCCCGGCCAAACCCAAGAGGATCTGGATGACTTCTTGCGCAGCGCGCTAGGGGACATGGCCGATGAGGTAGAAATCGAACACCTCATTACCGAAGATGCCACGCAATCCTCCACCGATACCGAGCTATGGCGGGCGATTGAGGCCACCTCCAAGGAATTCTTCCCCAACAAGGCCGTTGTCCCTGTTCACGCCACCGGCGGCTCGGATCTGCGCTTCGCCCGCCGCAAGGGTGGCAATGCCTATGGCTTTGCCATGCACGCCGAGGGCCGCGATATGGCCAGTGCCAATTCGCAGCTGCACAGCCACGACGAGCACCTCTACCTAGAAGACCTCGAACTCACCGTGCGCGCTTACCGCAGCCTGGTCAATCGCTTCCTAGGCCTGTCACAGGAGTAA
- the bioB gene encoding biotin synthase BioB — protein MSIVDIAREKALGQGKGLNQEELLQVLQVPDSQLEEIADIAHQTRLKWCGPDVSVEGIISIKTGGCPEDCHFCSQSGLFESPVRAVRLNIPELVEAAQKTAKSGATEFCIVAAVKSPDDRLLDQVGEAIAAINDAVDIEISCSLGTLTREQAQRLKDMGAQRYNHNLETSRSFFPNVVTTHTWEERKQTLDYVREVGMEVCCGGIIGMGESLEQRAEFAAQLAEIDPCEVPMNFLDPRPGTPFADRPLVPLGEGLRAVAAFRLAMPSTTLRFAGGRELSLGDDGTERGLLGGINAIIAGNYLTTLGQQIEKDVDMLHRIDLPIKAL, from the coding sequence ATGAGCATCGTTGACATCGCCCGTGAGAAAGCCCTGGGGCAAGGCAAAGGCCTCAACCAGGAAGAGCTACTGCAGGTATTGCAGGTTCCGGATTCCCAGCTGGAGGAGATCGCCGATATTGCCCACCAGACCCGCCTGAAGTGGTGTGGCCCGGACGTATCGGTGGAAGGCATTATCTCCATTAAGACCGGCGGCTGCCCAGAGGATTGCCACTTCTGTTCCCAGTCCGGTCTTTTTGAGTCCCCGGTGCGCGCCGTGCGCCTGAACATCCCGGAGCTGGTGGAGGCGGCGCAGAAGACCGCTAAGTCCGGCGCCACCGAGTTCTGCATCGTCGCCGCGGTGAAGTCGCCGGACGATCGCTTGCTGGACCAGGTGGGCGAGGCGATTGCCGCGATTAATGACGCCGTCGATATCGAGATTTCTTGCTCGCTGGGCACCCTGACCCGCGAGCAGGCGCAGCGCCTGAAGGATATGGGCGCGCAGCGCTATAACCACAACCTGGAGACCTCCCGCTCCTTCTTCCCTAATGTGGTCACCACCCACACCTGGGAGGAGCGCAAGCAGACCCTCGATTATGTGCGCGAGGTAGGCATGGAGGTCTGCTGCGGCGGCATCATCGGCATGGGCGAGTCCCTGGAGCAGCGCGCCGAGTTCGCCGCGCAGCTGGCAGAGATTGATCCGTGCGAGGTACCGATGAACTTCCTTGATCCGCGCCCGGGCACCCCCTTCGCGGATCGCCCGCTGGTTCCCTTGGGTGAGGGCCTGCGCGCCGTGGCGGCGTTCCGCCTGGCCATGCCGTCTACCACCTTGCGTTTTGCTGGTGGCCGCGAGCTTTCGCTTGGCGACGACGGCACTGAGCGCGGCCTCCTCGGCGGCATCAACGCCATTATCGCCGGCAACTACCTGACCACTCTGGGCCAGCAGATTGAAAAGGATGTGGACATGTTGCACCGCATCGACCTGCCGATTAAGGCCCTGTAG
- the bsaP gene encoding biotin synthase auxiliary protein BsaP, with translation MPGLSEPTSELAAAVLAGDEPIFHPNTGKPIEEVFTLHPAAAAGLDVPRYCQICGRRMVAQVRPDGWHTTCSRHGELDSEWLYVEHLPES, from the coding sequence GTGCCTGGTTTATCCGAGCCAACATCCGAATTGGCTGCCGCCGTGCTGGCTGGAGATGAGCCGATTTTTCATCCGAATACCGGCAAGCCGATCGAAGAGGTCTTCACGCTGCACCCGGCGGCCGCAGCCGGCCTCGACGTGCCGCGTTATTGCCAGATCTGTGGCCGCCGCATGGTGGCCCAGGTGCGCCCCGATGGCTGGCACACCACGTGCTCGCGCCACGGGGAGCTGGATTCGGAGTGGCTATATGTAGAGCACTTGCCCGAAAGCTAG